The following are from one region of the Corynebacterium hindlerae genome:
- a CDS encoding carboxymuconolactone decarboxylase family protein produces MSIDNLKNALPEYAKDQKLNIGSLTRSTELNEEQLWGALVAAAAATKNETVISEIVDEAKGHLSEAALEAAFGAATVMAMNNVAYRSRHMLGDDYANVKMGLRMNVISNPGVEKVNFELWSITVSAMNNCEYCLGAHAETVKAEGLTKEQIWEAVKVGAVVNAVAQAVQIQDAR; encoded by the coding sequence ATGTCTATCGATAACCTGAAGAACGCACTGCCTGAGTACGCCAAGGACCAGAAGCTGAACATCGGCTCCCTTACCCGCTCTACCGAACTGAACGAGGAGCAGCTCTGGGGCGCTCTCGTCGCAGCCGCCGCTGCGACCAAGAACGAGACCGTGATCTCCGAGATCGTCGACGAGGCCAAGGGCCACCTCTCCGAAGCAGCCCTCGAAGCAGCCTTCGGCGCAGCCACCGTGATGGCTATGAACAACGTTGCGTACCGCTCCCGCCACATGCTTGGCGATGACTACGCGAACGTCAAGATGGGCCTGCGCATGAACGTCATCTCCAACCCAGGCGTGGAGAAGGTCAACTTCGAGCTGTGGTCCATCACCGTTTCCGCAATGAACAACTGCGAATACTGCCTCGGCGCCCACGCTGAGACCGTGAAGGCTGAGGGCCTGACCAAGGAGCAGATCTGGGAGGCCGTGAAGGTCGGCGCCGTAGTCAACGCTGTGGCACAGGCTGTCCAGATCCAGGACGCCCGCTAA
- a CDS encoding 3'-5' exonuclease, protein MNTFSPQQMLSFDLETTSPNPFEARIVTSALVRISGREVSSQEMLADPGVEIPEGAQQVHGISTEYAREHGRPHDEVLDETIAAIEKGWADGLTLIVFNAPYDLTVLGQLRPGFAVTGPVFDPFVIDKAKDPYRKGKRTLSDLCALYDVKLDNAHEATSDALAAARIAWKQARQWPDLVQKPLDELMEYQAVSYYKSQQSFKRYLEGKGSDSGQVNVSWPMQS, encoded by the coding sequence ATGAACACTTTTAGTCCACAGCAGATGCTTTCCTTCGATTTGGAAACCACGTCCCCCAACCCATTTGAGGCACGCATTGTCACGTCCGCACTGGTACGCATTTCGGGCCGCGAGGTGTCCTCACAGGAGATGCTCGCGGACCCTGGGGTGGAGATCCCCGAGGGCGCACAGCAGGTGCACGGCATTTCCACGGAGTACGCTCGCGAGCACGGTCGTCCACATGACGAGGTCCTGGATGAGACCATCGCTGCGATTGAGAAAGGCTGGGCTGACGGCCTGACATTGATTGTTTTTAACGCCCCTTACGATCTCACCGTGCTCGGCCAGTTGCGCCCGGGGTTCGCGGTGACCGGCCCGGTCTTCGACCCCTTTGTGATTGATAAGGCGAAGGACCCCTACCGCAAGGGAAAGCGCACCTTGAGCGATTTGTGCGCGCTTTACGACGTCAAGTTGGACAATGCTCACGAAGCCACCTCGGATGCGTTGGCTGCGGCCCGAATCGCCTGGAAGCAGGCCAGGCAGTGGCCTGACCTGGTACAGAAACCGCTTGACGAGCTCATGGAGTATCAGGCCGTGAGCTACTACAAGTCGCAGCAGAGTTTTAAGCGCTACTTAGAAGGCAAGGGGTCGGACTCAGGTCAGGTCAACGTGTCCTGGCCTATGCAAAGCTAA
- a CDS encoding ACT domain-containing protein yields MSYLIRVMIPDAPGSLGKLADAMGSVNGNIESVDVVEKSTNGQVTDDIVVTLPQGTPPDTIISAAQAIPGVEVDSIRPFSGRVDRRGQIEMLAAVATNHRQRDKAMTDFVAVLPRTMTSGWAIVLDNADVMTRVAASPAAPEDDGTNPPHADVESARILREDEDWVPASWRLLDASLCAAPIGATGLMLVVGRPGGPDFLATEVDHIGSLCDIVGSILS; encoded by the coding sequence ATGTCATATCTCATCCGTGTCATGATTCCCGACGCCCCCGGCAGCCTCGGCAAGCTTGCCGACGCGATGGGCTCTGTCAACGGGAACATCGAATCCGTAGATGTGGTGGAAAAGAGCACGAACGGGCAGGTCACCGACGATATCGTGGTCACCCTCCCTCAGGGCACCCCACCCGACACGATCATTTCGGCAGCTCAGGCCATCCCTGGCGTGGAGGTGGACTCCATCCGCCCATTCTCTGGCCGTGTGGATCGGCGCGGTCAGATTGAAATGCTCGCCGCGGTAGCCACGAACCACCGCCAGCGAGACAAGGCAATGACGGACTTCGTGGCCGTACTGCCCCGGACGATGACCTCCGGCTGGGCGATCGTGCTGGACAACGCCGACGTGATGACCCGCGTCGCCGCCTCCCCCGCCGCCCCGGAGGACGACGGCACGAACCCGCCGCACGCCGACGTAGAGAGCGCCCGCATCCTGCGGGAGGACGAAGATTGGGTTCCTGCGTCGTGGCGGCTTCTCGACGCCTCCCTCTGCGCCGCTCCAATTGGCGCCACGGGCCTCATGCTGGTGGTCGGCAGGCCTGGCGGTCCGGACTTCCTGGCCACAGAGGTCGATCACATCGGTTCCCTCTGTGACATTGTCGGATCGATCCTTAGTTAA
- the ligA gene encoding NAD-dependent DNA ligase LigA — MNTQLRKQWDELAEEVRRHRDLYYNGTPEIPDADFDKLFQQLQALEKEHPELAVPDSPTMEVGAPVSSSFANVEHLERMMSLDNVFDEAELRDWLARTPAQRYLTELKIDGLSIDLIYRRGVFERAATRGDGRVGEDVTENARVISDIPEKLNHTDEYPIPEVLEVRGEVFIAVEDFTEVNALRMEEGGKPFANPRNAAAGSLRQKNPADVKKRKLRMICHGIGALEGFTPTSQFDAYQAMKAWGLPTSDYTEAVNTAAEVVEKVKYWEDHRHDAIHEMDGLVVKVDDIATQRALGATARAPRWAIAYKYPPEEVTTTLLDIQVGVGRTGRVTPFAVMEPVFVAGSTVSMATLHNPSEVKRKGVLIGDTVVIRKAGEIIPEVLGPIVEKRDGSEVEWVFPKTCPECGATLAPSKEGDADWRCPNTQSCPGQLGARLTYLAGRGAFDIEALGEKGAHDLIRSGVLHDEAQLFNLTEEDLSRTSVYVTKKGTVNASGKKLLKNLAEVKATDLWRVLVALSIRHVGPTAARALATKYRSMTALREASVEDLATTEGVGLTIAQSFNDWFAVDWHTNIVEQWAAAGVTMEEDASDLPEQTLAGLTIVVTGTLEGFTRDEAKEAIVSRGGKAAGSVSKKTSYVVAGENAGSKEAKARELGVPVLSEAEFVALLN, encoded by the coding sequence GTGAACACACAGCTGCGCAAACAATGGGATGAACTGGCGGAAGAAGTACGCCGGCATCGCGACCTCTACTATAACGGTACCCCGGAAATTCCCGACGCGGACTTCGATAAGCTTTTCCAACAACTCCAAGCCCTGGAAAAAGAACACCCGGAACTCGCCGTTCCAGATTCGCCGACGATGGAAGTCGGCGCGCCCGTCAGCTCCAGCTTTGCCAACGTTGAGCACCTCGAACGCATGATGAGCTTGGATAACGTCTTTGATGAAGCCGAGCTGCGGGACTGGCTCGCGCGCACCCCAGCGCAGCGCTACCTCACCGAGTTGAAAATCGATGGCCTGTCCATCGACCTGATTTACCGACGCGGCGTCTTTGAACGCGCCGCCACCCGCGGCGACGGGCGGGTAGGGGAGGACGTGACCGAAAACGCCCGCGTCATCAGCGACATCCCGGAAAAACTTAACCACACCGACGAATACCCCATCCCCGAAGTCCTCGAAGTGCGTGGCGAGGTGTTCATCGCCGTAGAAGACTTCACCGAGGTCAACGCCCTGCGCATGGAGGAAGGTGGCAAGCCGTTCGCCAACCCACGCAACGCCGCCGCCGGATCGTTGCGGCAGAAAAACCCGGCGGATGTGAAAAAGCGCAAGCTCCGCATGATCTGCCACGGCATTGGCGCCCTGGAAGGCTTCACTCCCACCAGCCAGTTTGATGCCTACCAGGCGATGAAGGCCTGGGGGCTGCCCACCTCGGATTACACCGAAGCTGTCAACACTGCGGCGGAAGTGGTGGAAAAGGTGAAGTACTGGGAGGACCACCGGCACGACGCGATCCACGAAATGGACGGGCTAGTGGTCAAGGTCGATGACATCGCCACGCAGCGTGCCCTCGGCGCGACAGCCCGCGCGCCTCGTTGGGCCATCGCCTACAAGTACCCGCCGGAAGAAGTGACCACCACGCTCCTTGATATTCAGGTGGGCGTCGGACGCACCGGGCGCGTGACCCCATTCGCCGTGATGGAGCCAGTTTTTGTGGCTGGTTCCACCGTTTCCATGGCCACGTTGCACAACCCGAGCGAAGTGAAACGAAAAGGCGTGCTCATCGGCGATACCGTGGTGATTCGAAAGGCCGGCGAGATCATCCCCGAGGTGCTCGGGCCGATCGTGGAGAAGCGAGACGGCAGCGAAGTAGAGTGGGTTTTCCCTAAGACCTGCCCCGAATGTGGCGCCACCCTCGCCCCCAGTAAGGAAGGCGACGCGGACTGGCGCTGCCCGAACACGCAATCCTGCCCCGGCCAGCTCGGGGCGCGGCTGACGTACCTCGCGGGGCGTGGCGCGTTCGACATCGAGGCGCTCGGCGAAAAAGGTGCGCACGACCTCATCCGCTCCGGCGTGCTTCACGACGAAGCACAGCTGTTCAATCTCACCGAAGAGGACCTTTCTCGGACCTCGGTGTACGTGACAAAGAAAGGCACCGTTAACGCTTCTGGAAAGAAGCTGCTGAAAAACCTTGCCGAGGTCAAAGCAACTGACCTGTGGCGCGTCCTCGTCGCGCTGTCTATCCGACACGTGGGCCCCACCGCCGCTCGCGCCCTGGCCACCAAGTATCGGTCGATGACGGCGCTGCGGGAAGCGAGTGTGGAGGATCTCGCTACCACCGAAGGCGTTGGTTTGACCATCGCCCAGTCCTTCAATGATTGGTTCGCGGTGGATTGGCACACCAACATCGTGGAGCAGTGGGCCGCAGCCGGCGTCACCATGGAAGAGGACGCTTCTGACCTGCCGGAACAAACCCTCGCCGGCCTCACCATCGTGGTCACTGGAACGCTGGAAGGTTTCACCCGCGACGAAGCCAAGGAAGCAATCGTCTCTCGCGGCGGCAAAGCCGCCGGGTCGGTATCGAAGAAAACGTCCTACGTCGTCGCCGGTGAGAATGCTGGCTCCAAAGAAGCAAAAGCACGGGAACTGGGTGTTCCCGTGCTCAGCGAAGCAGAATTCGTGGCGCTCCTTAACTAA
- a CDS encoding uroporphyrinogen decarboxylase/cobalamine-independent methonine synthase family protein: MHHALGPLPGTSLIDAADVILGECEILAIPQLPARGTGSDPVGRTSALLPFNVDAGPRSWQLTNRPQLLTRRVWDRLEQDLDECESVWGTSVATVKVQVMGPWSLAASLELPNGHRAITDRGALRDIRVGLAHGVTEHVADVRTRFNADVITQVDEPLLGPIIRGELPGTTQWDTIPAIPELQLMDCDILHLAEPLWQVSAPQVFLERALICGTANLDGFGALVSRGVRAGLGIPPGRVDELGEKPRAVAIELARLWDELSLSRDLLADVDVYPVGVEKLQLADAGAALHFARAVADMLARDAGDL; encoded by the coding sequence ATGCACCACGCGCTAGGCCCGCTCCCAGGCACGTCGCTTATCGACGCCGCCGACGTCATCCTCGGCGAATGCGAAATCCTGGCCATCCCGCAACTGCCCGCCCGGGGCACCGGATCAGACCCCGTGGGGCGAACAAGCGCGTTGTTGCCTTTCAACGTGGACGCCGGGCCCCGTTCCTGGCAACTCACCAACCGGCCACAGCTGCTGACGCGCCGGGTGTGGGATCGGCTGGAGCAAGACCTGGACGAGTGCGAATCGGTGTGGGGAACCTCGGTCGCAACGGTGAAGGTCCAGGTCATGGGGCCGTGGAGCCTGGCAGCGTCCTTAGAGCTGCCAAACGGGCACCGGGCAATCACTGACCGTGGCGCGCTGCGCGACATCCGTGTAGGCCTCGCTCACGGGGTGACAGAACACGTGGCGGACGTGCGCACCCGCTTTAATGCTGACGTGATCACGCAAGTGGATGAACCCCTGCTCGGGCCCATCATCCGGGGCGAACTACCGGGCACCACCCAGTGGGACACCATCCCCGCGATCCCGGAGCTGCAGCTCATGGACTGCGACATCCTCCACCTCGCCGAACCGCTCTGGCAGGTGAGCGCGCCCCAGGTGTTCCTGGAACGCGCCCTCATCTGCGGCACAGCCAACCTCGACGGCTTTGGCGCATTGGTCTCACGCGGTGTCCGCGCCGGTCTGGGCATCCCGCCTGGGCGCGTCGATGAGCTCGGTGAAAAACCGCGCGCGGTCGCCATCGAGCTTGCCCGCCTCTGGGACGAACTCAGCCTCTCCCGCGACCTGCTAGCGGACGTCGATGTGTATCCGGTGGGCGTCGAAAAGCTGCAGCTTGCCGACGCCGGAGCCGCCCTCCACTTCGCCCGCGCGGTTGCGGATATGTTGGCGCGGGACGCAGGGGACCTTTAA
- a CDS encoding peroxiredoxin, whose protein sequence is MALLTIGDKFPEFNLTALKGGDLHEVNASQPDDYFEEVSLDKYEGKWKVIFFYPKDFTFVCPTEIAAFGKLDEEFQDRDTQILGGSIDNEFAHFNWRATHPELKTVPFPLFSDIKHELIQELGVENAAGVADRATYIVDPDGIIQFVSVTPDAVGRNVDEVLRVLDALQSEEVCACNWQKNDPTKNIDKFAEVQEALK, encoded by the coding sequence ATGGCTCTTTTGACCATCGGCGACAAGTTCCCAGAGTTCAACCTCACCGCACTCAAGGGTGGCGACCTGCACGAGGTTAACGCTTCCCAGCCTGACGATTACTTCGAAGAGGTTTCCCTGGACAAGTACGAGGGCAAGTGGAAGGTTATCTTCTTCTACCCGAAGGACTTCACCTTCGTGTGCCCTACCGAGATCGCTGCCTTCGGCAAGCTGGATGAAGAATTCCAGGATCGCGACACCCAGATCCTCGGTGGTTCCATCGACAACGAGTTCGCTCACTTCAACTGGCGTGCTACCCACCCAGAGCTCAAGACCGTTCCATTCCCACTGTTCTCCGACATCAAGCACGAGCTGATTCAGGAGCTCGGTGTTGAGAACGCAGCTGGTGTTGCAGACCGCGCTACCTACATTGTTGACCCAGACGGCATCATCCAGTTCGTCTCCGTCACCCCAGACGCAGTTGGCCGCAACGTTGACGAAGTCCTCCGCGTCCTCGACGCCCTGCAGTCTGAAGAAGTTTGCGCTTGCAACTGGCAGAAGAACGACCCAACCAAGAACATCGACAAGTTCGCTGAGGTTCAGGAAGCCCTGAAGTAA